CCCCTCTACCTCTTGACGAACAGTCGCTGCGCCGCGGCGATCCACCTCTATGAGAAGCTGGGATTCCAGCACGATGCCGCCATCATGGCCGAATATGGCGCGCGCTACGCAAGGTGCGATGTAGCGATGCGATATGTCGGAACCGGAAAGGGTACAGGCGCATGAAGTTGATCGGCCTGATCGGCGGCATGAGTTGGGAGAGTTCCGCGGAGTATTATCGCATCCTCAATCAGGGGGTGCGGGACCGGTTCGGCCCGACCGCATCGGCTCGATGCCTCCTGTGGTCGTTCAACTTCGCGGAAATCGAGGAACTGCAGCGCAGGGGCGATTGGCCGGGCCTGACGACACACATGGTCGATGCGGCACGACGCCTCGAAGCAGGCGGTGCGGACATGCTGCTGATCTGCACAAACACCATGCACCGAATGGCGGACGACGTTCAGGCAGCGGTGGCAATACCGCTCATCCACATCGCCGATCCCACGGCCGAACGCATCAAGGCGGCCGGCTTCAAAACGATCGGACTACTCGGCACCGCGTTCACGATGGAACATGCCTTCTACAAGGGCCGGCTCGCCGATCAGCACGGTCTCGATGTCATTGTGCCAAACGACGAGGACCGCGCTACCGTCCACCGCATTATCTATGAGGAACTGGTAGCTGGTAAGGTTCTACCGGGATCGCGTGATGCTTACCGCGCAATTATCGCCCGCCTCGTTCAGAGAGGCGCTGAGGCGGTAATCCTGGGATGCACCGAAATCATGCTGTTGGTGCATTCCGAAGACAGTCAGGTTCCCATCTTCGACACAACCGCGCTTCATGCGAAAGCAGCAATCGAGATGGCGCTGGCGGGCTAATCGCGACAACTCGCGACCTCTCCGGCCGACAAACTCGTGATGCACACGCACTCCACTCGGATCCCTGTTCATGTGGCGCGGCACGGTTAGTTTACCCCGGTCGCTTGTTGATCTGGACACATAAGGGTTACGGTTCCCGCGTCGAAGTCGTAGGTGATCGACGCGCAATGACCGATCGTATCCATGCCGATGTAGAGGCGCTGGTTGGGAACCTTGCGCTCGCTTTTGCCCGAGACCACGATCTCGTTGGATCCTGTTCGATCGCCGGTCCCTCGGCAATGCCTCGC
The Sphingomonas changnyeongensis genome window above contains:
- a CDS encoding aspartate/glutamate racemase family protein gives rise to the protein MKLIGLIGGMSWESSAEYYRILNQGVRDRFGPTASARCLLWSFNFAEIEELQRRGDWPGLTTHMVDAARRLEAGGADMLLICTNTMHRMADDVQAAVAIPLIHIADPTAERIKAAGFKTIGLLGTAFTMEHAFYKGRLADQHGLDVIVPNDEDRATVHRIIYEELVAGKVLPGSRDAYRAIIARLVQRGAEAVILGCTEIMLLVHSEDSQVPIFDTTALHAKAAIEMALAG